The following are from one region of the Halarcobacter sp. genome:
- a CDS encoding flagellar basal body L-ring protein FlgH: MQIKYIFLSLIPFLFIGCVTQNPDIEFTKPKEQIPKEQPVFRKNKGSLYSIKGPSLFADKKDLQVGDILQVEIDESLSSNTNNKRETSSDRTNSFGGGVARAGTEGGFAEKLANKLNPITDIGFETNSSTDNSGEVKTKLSEDFATTVSAIIQEVYQNGNYFIKATKEMLIDGQKQSLTLTGVIRPYDITADNSVSSSQIANLKILYSKDGEEQNVMRTPWGLSIIQMFWPF, encoded by the coding sequence ATGCAAATTAAATATATTTTTTTATCTCTGATTCCTTTTCTTTTTATTGGCTGTGTAACACAAAATCCAGATATTGAATTTACGAAACCAAAAGAGCAAATTCCAAAAGAACAACCGGTATTTAGAAAAAACAAAGGTTCCTTATATTCTATCAAGGGACCATCTTTGTTTGCTGACAAAAAAGATTTACAAGTTGGGGATATTTTGCAAGTAGAGATTGATGAATCTTTATCTTCAAATACAAACAATAAAAGAGAAACAAGTTCAGATAGAACTAACTCTTTTGGTGGGGGAGTTGCAAGAGCAGGAACTGAAGGTGGCTTTGCTGAAAAACTTGCAAATAAATTAAATCCTATTACAGATATAGGATTTGAAACAAACTCTTCAACAGATAACAGTGGTGAAGTAAAAACAAAATTGAGTGAAGATTTTGCAACAACTGTTTCTGCAATTATTCAAGAAGTATATCAAAATGGAAACTATTTTATTAAAGCTACTAAAGAGATGTTAATAGATGGGCAAAAACAGTCTTTAACATTAACAGGGGTAATTAGACCTTATGATATTACAGCTGATAATTCAGTTTCATCTTCACAAATAGCAAATTTAAAAATTCTTTATTCAAAAGATGGTGAAGAACAAAATGTAATGCGTACTCCTTGGGGTTTAAGTATTATTCAAATGTTCTGGCCTTTTTAG
- the fliM gene encoding flagellar motor switch protein FliM yields the protein MAEFLSQDEIDALLDIAEAGEEIDTNSEEQIISKEKNYSIYDFKKPNRISNEQFKAFSTLHDKMLRDLITDLSAMLRKVVDIKLYSIEQMTYGEFILSIPQLTSLNTLSIKPLDGRIVVECNPGISHKIIAELLGSGAVAASDNLDRELTEIEVNIFEHFYKMFVKHMYKAWQEVTTLNFKIESRDTNANAIQIISDHEIVLLVVLEITIDEESGFLSICYPIAYIEPLLNKIVEKMFNEGKNKKASRKPDITTLISGAKMSVEAIMAETELTVGELLKLKANDIIVFNKNATSSSSKIYINSTEKFLGVSGVSSNRKAIQMKANIDHEKQETLEILRNMREERIKKTEESNANIKRLLKERGLSSRPPSSE from the coding sequence ATGGCTGAATTTTTAAGTCAAGATGAAATTGATGCACTTTTAGATATAGCAGAAGCTGGAGAAGAGATTGATACCAACTCTGAAGAGCAAATTATATCTAAAGAGAAAAACTACTCTATTTACGATTTTAAAAAACCAAATAGAATATCAAATGAACAATTTAAAGCATTTTCAACACTACATGACAAGATGTTAAGGGATTTAATTACAGATCTTTCTGCAATGCTTAGAAAAGTTGTTGATATTAAATTATATTCAATTGAGCAAATGACTTATGGGGAATTTATTCTTTCAATTCCACAATTAACTTCACTTAATACTTTATCAATTAAACCTCTTGATGGAAGAATAGTTGTTGAGTGTAACCCTGGAATTTCTCATAAAATTATTGCAGAACTCTTAGGTAGTGGTGCAGTTGCAGCCAGTGATAACCTTGATAGAGAACTAACAGAAATAGAAGTTAATATTTTTGAACATTTTTATAAGATGTTTGTAAAACATATGTACAAAGCTTGGCAAGAAGTTACAACATTAAACTTTAAAATTGAATCAAGAGATACAAATGCAAACGCCATTCAAATTATCTCAGACCACGAAATTGTACTTTTAGTTGTATTGGAGATTACAATTGATGAGGAATCAGGTTTCTTATCTATTTGTTATCCTATAGCTTATATTGAGCCTTTATTAAATAAAATTGTTGAAAAGATGTTTAATGAAGGTAAAAATAAAAAAGCTAGTAGAAAGCCAGATATTACGACATTAATCTCAGGTGCTAAAATGAGTGTAGAAGCTATTATGGCAGAAACAGAGCTTACGGTAGGAGAATTATTAAAACTAAAAGCAAATGATATTATTGTTTTTAATAAAAATGCTACATCTTCATCTTCTAAAATTTATATTAATAGTACAGAAAAGTTTTTAGGTGTTTCTGGAGTATCAAGTAATAGAAAAGCTATTCAAATGAAAGCTAATATTGACCATGAAAAACAAGAAACATTAGAAATATTAAGAAATATGAGAGAAGAAAGAATCAAAAAAACTGAAGAATCTAATGCAAATATTAAACGTCTTTTAAAAGAAAGAGGTCTAAGTTCTAGGCCCCCTTCAAGTGAGTAG
- a CDS encoding flagellar biosynthetic protein FliQ, whose product MDLIGIAESTVKIILILGLPSLIVSMVIGLVISIFQAVTQVSDASLSFVPKIIFVSVFVLISLPWIGDNIETYTKDLWDMILVFGQ is encoded by the coding sequence ATGGATTTAATAGGTATTGCAGAAAGCACAGTTAAAATCATTCTAATTTTAGGATTACCTTCCCTAATTGTTAGTATGGTAATTGGATTAGTGATTTCAATATTTCAAGCTGTTACACAAGTATCAGATGCATCTTTATCTTTTGTTCCTAAAATTATATTTGTTTCAGTATTTGTTCTTATTTCTCTACCTTGGATTGGGGATAATATTGAAACCTATACAAAAGATTTATGGGATATGATTTTGGTTTTTGGACAATAA
- the tilS gene encoding tRNA lysidine(34) synthetase TilS, whose protein sequence is MNLNFNEINTKRNLLAFSAGIDSTALFFLLLEKNIPFDIAIVNYNVREQSKDEVEYAKKLANKYNKKIYIKSIKLENISNFEKKARDIRYAFFEDIIEENNYETLITAHQLNDKLEWFLMQLTRGAGLTELISFDKIIHKDSYKIYRPLLDITKPKLQKYLDTNNIQYFIDITNFDEQYKRNFFRKNFSNELLEEFEEGIKRSFEYLQKDINSLNINQTPIYKEEQLEVFTNQEDDNLNIRVIDLNLKKRGILLSKAQRDEILKQKELVISHKISISITEKYIFISPYESCIMDKKFKEKCRLAKIPKNNRAYIYKKNLLGVFELII, encoded by the coding sequence ATGAATCTTAATTTTAATGAAATCAATACCAAAAGAAATCTACTAGCTTTTTCTGCTGGTATTGATTCTACTGCACTATTTTTTCTGCTTTTAGAAAAGAACATACCTTTTGATATAGCTATTGTAAATTATAATGTAAGAGAACAATCAAAAGATGAAGTTGAATATGCAAAAAAGTTAGCCAATAAATACAATAAAAAGATTTATATTAAAAGTATAAAACTAGAAAATATTTCAAACTTTGAAAAAAAAGCAAGAGATATAAGATATGCTTTTTTTGAAGATATAATAGAAGAAAACAATTATGAAACTTTAATAACAGCTCATCAATTAAATGATAAGCTTGAATGGTTTTTAATGCAACTTACACGAGGTGCAGGACTTACAGAACTAATATCTTTTGATAAAATAATACATAAAGATTCATATAAAATATATAGACCTCTTTTAGATATAACAAAACCTAAATTACAAAAATACTTAGATACAAACAATATACAATATTTTATAGATATTACAAATTTTGATGAACAATATAAAAGAAATTTTTTTAGAAAAAACTTTTCAAATGAATTATTAGAAGAGTTTGAAGAGGGTATTAAAAGAAGTTTTGAATATTTACAAAAAGATATTAATTCTTTAAATATTAATCAAACACCTATATATAAAGAGGAACAATTAGAAGTATTTACAAACCAAGAAGATGATAATTTAAATATAAGAGTTATAGATTTAAACCTAAAAAAAAGAGGAATTCTTTTAAGTAAAGCTCAAAGAGATGAGATATTAAAACAAAAAGAATTAGTTATTTCTCATAAAATCTCAATAAGTATAACAGAAAAATATATTTTTATTTCACCTTATGAAAGCTGTATTATGGATAAAAAATTTAAAGAGAAATGTAGATTAGCAAAGATACCAAAAAATAATAGAGCCTATATTTATAAAAAAAATTTATTAGGTGTATTTGAATTAATTATTTAA
- a CDS encoding Fis family transcriptional regulator produces the protein MENYIAISKNSKEILNSAHLLQSVEVNALISGEAGVGKKSLSQYIVPKAPVFKAKNLQQDISDNIINLQNCSVIIDKIENITNVDLFINWANENGIRVIATTLKDELNSKLSELFSITIELPPLRDREEDVKALTQKFSKEASITLDLDQIIPSKLMINISNNAHSLRKSIYFSYLFETIGEDEILMFMENYMYANMKGENSYKDFLYLLEVPILKAANKKYKSQVQMAKHLGLNRITLRKKLDIHKEYLND, from the coding sequence ATGGAAAATTATATAGCAATATCTAAAAATTCTAAAGAGATTTTAAACTCTGCACATCTATTACAAAGTGTAGAGGTAAATGCTTTAATATCAGGAGAAGCCGGTGTAGGTAAAAAATCTTTATCTCAATATATAGTTCCTAAAGCTCCAGTTTTTAAAGCAAAAAACTTACAACAAGATATTAGTGACAATATAATAAATCTGCAAAACTGTTCAGTTATTATTGATAAAATAGAAAATATTACAAATGTAGACCTATTTATAAACTGGGCAAATGAAAATGGGATTAGAGTTATAGCAACAACTCTAAAAGATGAACTTAACAGTAAACTATCTGAGCTTTTCTCAATCACTATTGAGCTTCCACCTTTAAGGGATAGAGAAGAGGATGTAAAAGCACTAACTCAAAAGTTCTCAAAAGAAGCGAGTATTACACTAGATTTAGATCAAATTATACCTTCAAAACTTATGATTAATATCTCTAATAATGCTCACAGTTTAAGAAAATCAATTTACTTTTCATATCTTTTTGAAACAATTGGAGAAGATGAGATACTGATGTTTATGGAAAACTATATGTATGCTAATATGAAAGGTGAAAACTCTTATAAAGATTTCCTTTATCTGTTAGAAGTTCCTATTTTAAAAGCAGCAAATAAAAAATATAAATCACAAGTTCAAATGGCTAAACATCTTGGATTAAATAGAATTACTCTTAGAAAAAAACTAGATATTCATAAGGAATATTTGAATGACTGA
- a CDS encoding P-II family nitrogen regulator yields the protein MKKIEAVIKPFKLEDVKDALTQAGITGMTVADVKGYGRQQGHSELYRGAEYVVDFLPKIKIELVVAEEDVDSTIDLIINSAKTGKIGDGKIFVSSIEKTVRIRTGEEDEDAL from the coding sequence ATGAAAAAAATTGAAGCAGTAATTAAACCATTTAAATTAGAAGATGTAAAAGATGCATTAACACAAGCAGGAATCACAGGGATGACTGTTGCTGATGTTAAAGGTTATGGTAGACAACAAGGTCACTCTGAATTATATAGAGGTGCAGAATATGTAGTTGATTTTTTACCAAAAATTAAAATTGAATTAGTTGTTGCAGAAGAAGATGTAGATTCTACTATTGATCTTATTATAAATTCTGCAAAAACTGGAAAAATTGGAGATGGTAAAATATTTGTTTCTTCAATTGAAAAAACTGTAAGAATTAGAACTGGTGAAGAAGACGAGGACGCATTATAA
- the amt gene encoding ammonium transporter, translating to MENFNDLKYILDGFLFVFSGVLVMWMAAGFAMLESGLTRTKNNATVLTKNIALFAISCIMYYFIGYNLMYGDGSAFMGSFSTISMESAADASYPAAADFFFQVMFVATAASVISGTIAERMKLWPFLIFVVVLSGVIYPIQGHWTWGGTELGGLIAGFSDFAGSTIVHSVGGWAALAGVLILGARKGKYTKDGKVRPIPGSNLTLATLGTFILWMGWFGFNGGSQLALGSKADIDGIALVVADTNMAAAAGAVMAALLTQLLYKKVDLTMVLNGALAGLVSCTAGPDLGMLVAFIEGLVGGALVVFAVPFFDKLKIDDPVGALSVHLVAGIWGTIAVGIFNPDVTILAQIKGVVVIGAFVFIVSFIVWKILDVIMGLRVDEETEITGLDIHETGLECYPEFKKA from the coding sequence ATGGAAAATTTTAACGACTTAAAATACATATTAGATGGTTTTCTATTTGTGTTTTCTGGTGTATTAGTAATGTGGATGGCAGCAGGTTTTGCTATGCTAGAATCAGGTTTAACAAGAACTAAAAATAATGCGACAGTATTAACTAAAAATATTGCATTATTTGCAATCTCTTGTATTATGTACTATTTCATTGGATACAATTTAATGTATGGTGATGGTTCAGCTTTCATGGGAAGCTTCTCAACAATTTCAATGGAAAGTGCAGCTGATGCTTCTTACCCAGCAGCAGCAGACTTTTTCTTCCAAGTTATGTTCGTTGCAACTGCAGCATCAGTAATCTCTGGAACAATTGCTGAAAGAATGAAATTATGGCCATTCTTAATATTCGTTGTTGTTTTAAGTGGTGTAATTTATCCAATTCAAGGTCACTGGACATGGGGTGGAACTGAGTTAGGTGGATTAATCGCAGGATTCTCTGACTTCGCAGGTTCTACAATTGTTCACTCTGTTGGTGGATGGGCAGCATTAGCTGGTGTATTAATCTTAGGTGCTAGAAAAGGTAAATATACTAAAGATGGTAAAGTAAGACCAATTCCTGGTTCAAACTTAACACTTGCTACATTAGGTACATTCATTCTATGGATGGGATGGTTTGGATTCAATGGTGGTTCTCAATTAGCATTAGGTTCAAAAGCTGATATTGATGGAATTGCTTTAGTTGTTGCTGATACAAATATGGCTGCTGCAGCTGGTGCTGTTATGGCTGCATTATTAACTCAACTTCTATACAAAAAAGTTGATTTAACTATGGTATTAAATGGTGCTTTAGCTGGTCTTGTATCTTGTACAGCTGGTCCAGACTTAGGTATGTTAGTTGCATTTATTGAAGGTCTTGTTGGTGGTGCTCTTGTAGTATTTGCTGTACCATTCTTCGATAAGTTAAAAATTGATGATCCTGTTGGTGCATTATCTGTTCACTTAGTTGCTGGTATCTGGGGAACTATCGCAGTTGGTATCTTTAATCCAGATGTAACAATCCTTGCTCAAATCAAAGGTGTTGTTGTAATTGGTGCATTTGTATTCATCGTATCATTCATTGTATGGAAGATTTTAGATGTAATCATGGGATTAAGAGTAGATGAAGAGACTGAAATTACTGGACTTGATATCCACGAAACTGGATTAGAGTGTTACCCAGAATTCAAAAAAGCTTAA
- a CDS encoding P-II family nitrogen regulator: MKKIEAIIKPFKLEDVKEALVENGIAGMTVSDVKGYGRQQGHSELYRGAEYVVDFLAKIKIEVIVNEEDVDSTINVIVEAAKTGKIGDGKIFVTSVDEVVRIRTEQRGSEAV, translated from the coding sequence ATGAAGAAAATAGAAGCAATTATTAAACCGTTTAAACTTGAAGATGTAAAAGAAGCATTAGTTGAAAATGGAATCGCTGGTATGACTGTATCTGATGTAAAAGGATACGGAAGACAACAAGGTCACTCTGAATTATACAGAGGGGCTGAGTATGTGGTTGATTTCTTAGCTAAAATTAAAATCGAAGTTATCGTTAATGAAGAAGATGTAGATTCTACAATCAATGTGATTGTTGAAGCTGCAAAAACTGGAAAAATCGGTGACGGTAAAATATTCGTTACTTCAGTTGATGAAGTTGTTAGAATTAGAACAGAACAAAGAGGTTCTGAAGCAGTATAA
- a CDS encoding flagellar basal body P-ring protein FlgI has protein sequence MRFLITLIFIVNSVFAVTIKDISNIVGIRDNQLIGYGLVVGLAGTGDKSQFTMQSLQNLLRNSYIKIPTSSIKSKNIAAVMVTADLPAFSRQGDKIKIKVSAIGDAKSIDHGELLLTQLKAVDGQVYALAQGTIVADAKNNTTGFIYDGATIENEVDYSLQDENSITLSLLKNDAKQAYEIEKRINETFGARLAMATDTRTVEVRKPQNISTVKFISDVQSIQLDSDFKKKIIIDMQRETIIAGADIQIDPVTVARENFTIRIKKSALSEEEWDDPQENPGRDIGDSVKLDNKPVAVNIDNTLLNSKNTPTVSDLVRAMKVMQLPMTDIIDTIKMIKELGALNVELEIRG, from the coding sequence TTGAGATTTCTTATAACGTTAATTTTCATTGTTAATTCAGTTTTTGCTGTAACAATAAAAGATATATCAAATATTGTGGGAATAAGAGATAACCAATTAATTGGTTATGGACTTGTAGTTGGACTTGCAGGAACAGGTGATAAATCACAGTTTACTATGCAGAGTCTACAAAATTTACTTAGAAATTCTTATATAAAAATTCCTACATCATCGATTAAATCAAAAAATATAGCAGCAGTAATGGTTACTGCCGATTTACCAGCCTTTTCTAGACAAGGTGATAAGATTAAAATAAAAGTTTCAGCAATTGGTGATGCAAAATCAATAGACCATGGAGAACTTCTTTTAACACAATTAAAAGCTGTTGATGGTCAAGTTTATGCTTTAGCTCAAGGAACTATTGTTGCTGATGCAAAAAATAATACAACTGGTTTTATTTATGATGGGGCTACAATAGAAAATGAAGTAGACTATTCATTACAAGATGAAAACTCTATAACTTTAAGTCTTTTAAAAAATGATGCTAAACAAGCTTATGAGATAGAAAAAAGAATAAATGAAACTTTTGGGGCGAGACTTGCAATGGCTACAGATACAAGAACTGTAGAGGTTAGAAAACCTCAAAATATTTCAACTGTTAAGTTTATTTCTGACGTTCAAAGTATCCAATTAGATTCTGATTTTAAAAAGAAAATTATTATAGATATGCAAAGAGAAACAATTATTGCAGGAGCAGATATTCAAATTGATCCAGTTACAGTTGCAAGAGAAAATTTTACAATTAGAATAAAAAAATCTGCACTAAGTGAAGAGGAATGGGACGATCCACAGGAAAATCCAGGTAGAGATATTGGAGACAGTGTAAAACTTGATAATAAACCTGTGGCTGTAAATATTGACAATACTCTTTTAAATAGTAAAAATACACCAACAGTATCTGACTTAGTTAGAGCCATGAAAGTTATGCAACTTCCTATGACAGATATTATTGATACTATAAAAATGATAAAAGAACTAGGTGCATTAAATGTTGAATTGGAGATAAGAGGATAA
- the fliS gene encoding flagellar export chaperone FliS, with amino-acid sequence MGIEAYQQQNAVSDDPYLLILKLYEGLLKYLSFVKSSMESGDIETKFKYINKSVAIFDELRNVLDFEGGDVSYYLDGLYLYQIETLFGAGIDDNINSVNQVMKVVQGLIDAWKEETGL; translated from the coding sequence ATGGGAATTGAAGCATATCAACAGCAAAATGCAGTGTCTGATGATCCATATTTATTAATATTAAAGCTATATGAAGGCTTACTAAAATATCTTTCTTTTGTTAAATCTTCAATGGAAAGTGGCGATATTGAAACAAAGTTTAAATATATAAATAAATCAGTTGCAATCTTTGATGAACTTAGAAATGTACTAGATTTTGAAGGTGGAGATGTATCTTATTACTTAGATGGTTTATATCTTTATCAAATAGAAACTTTATTCGGTGCTGGAATTGACGATAATATTAATTCAGTAAATCAAGTGATGAAAGTTGTACAAGGTTTAATTGACGCATGGAAAGAGGAAACTGGTCTATAA
- the pyrC gene encoding dihydroorotase, whose translation MQTFTVNTALDMHLHLRDEEMLKLVAPLSSKTFAGALVMPNLVPPITTKEALLAYKQRIIEASGNDEFEPKMTLFFKNDYSYEFLEEMKDEIIAIKLYPAGITTNSETGVASMDVEELRPTLESMSKLGIPLCIHGETNGFVMDREKEFMPIYESIASAFPDLKIIMEHITTKDAVNLLDKYDNLHATVTLHHLLITLDDVAGGMLQPHLFCKPIAKRPEDRSALLEAALNAHSKLMFGSDSAPHPKHKKECCGCAAGVFTSPIALQVLADLFEKNGKLENLNSFVSLNAQKIYNYKPKEKLIKLIKKDFFVPDAYRYNEELVVPMFAGEKLSWSIEE comes from the coding sequence ATGCAAACTTTTACAGTAAATACAGCTTTAGATATGCATCTTCATCTAAGAGATGAAGAGATGCTAAAGCTTGTTGCTCCTTTAAGTTCAAAAACATTTGCAGGTGCTTTAGTTATGCCAAATTTAGTACCACCTATTACTACAAAAGAGGCTTTATTAGCATATAAACAAAGAATTATTGAAGCTAGTGGAAATGATGAATTTGAACCAAAAATGACTCTTTTTTTCAAAAATGATTATTCGTATGAATTTTTAGAAGAGATGAAAGATGAAATAATTGCAATTAAACTTTATCCTGCTGGTATAACAACAAACTCAGAAACTGGTGTAGCTTCAATGGATGTTGAAGAATTAAGACCAACTTTAGAGTCAATGAGTAAATTAGGAATTCCATTATGTATTCATGGAGAAACTAATGGATTTGTGATGGATAGAGAAAAAGAGTTTATGCCAATTTATGAATCAATTGCTTCTGCTTTTCCAGATTTAAAAATTATTATGGAACATATTACAACAAAAGATGCTGTGAATTTATTGGATAAATATGATAATTTACATGCAACTGTAACTTTACATCATTTACTTATTACATTAGATGATGTAGCTGGGGGGATGTTACAACCACATCTTTTTTGTAAACCAATAGCAAAAAGACCAGAAGATAGAAGTGCTTTATTGGAAGCCGCTTTAAATGCGCATTCAAAGCTTATGTTTGGAAGTGATTCAGCTCCTCATCCTAAACATAAAAAAGAGTGTTGTGGATGTGCTGCAGGAGTGTTCACTTCTCCAATAGCTTTACAAGTATTAGCTGACCTATTTGAAAAAAATGGAAAACTAGAAAATCTAAATAGCTTTGTAAGTCTAAATGCACAAAAAATTTATAATTATAAACCAAAAGAGAAATTAATAAAATTAATAAAAAAAGATTTTTTTGTTCCAGATGCATATAGATATAATGAAGAATTAGTTGTACCTATGTTTGCAGGGGAAAAACTATCTTGGAGTATAGAAGAGTAG
- the fliL gene encoding flagellar basal body-associated FliL family protein, whose amino-acid sequence MADENEEVKQSGGGKGLIIVLVVLVVILLAAVGIGGYLLLSSGILNGQNQNGQQQVQNQESSNSSETYKASINDLVLNITNAKGREKLMKLSFSIKSTEPSIEALVEEYKPEIVDSVIAQISSRSSEELLTVGGKALLKEELLDDINSIINEVTSNNDDVKKNNVKQILFTSFVIK is encoded by the coding sequence ATGGCTGATGAAAATGAAGAAGTAAAACAATCTGGTGGAGGAAAAGGTTTAATAATAGTACTAGTAGTATTAGTAGTAATACTTTTAGCAGCAGTTGGAATTGGGGGTTATTTATTACTTTCTAGTGGAATATTAAATGGACAAAATCAAAATGGACAGCAACAGGTACAAAATCAAGAAAGTAGTAATTCAAGCGAAACATATAAAGCAAGTATAAATGATTTAGTTTTAAATATTACAAATGCAAAAGGTAGAGAAAAACTAATGAAGTTGTCATTCTCTATAAAAAGTACAGAACCTTCAATAGAAGCTCTTGTTGAAGAATATAAACCAGAAATCGTTGATTCAGTAATAGCACAAATAAGTTCAAGAAGTTCAGAAGAGCTTTTAACAGTAGGTGGTAAAGCACTTTTAAAAGAAGAATTATTAGATGATATCAATTCAATTATAAATGAAGTAACTTCGAATAATGATGATGTTAAAAAGAATAATGTAAAACAAATATTGTTTACTTCTTTTGTAATAAAATAA
- a CDS encoding ammonium transporter, whose product MDLQSISYVIDTFFAIFAMTLIIFMVPGFAMLEAGLVRTKNVSAVLMVNTMIYAIASLAFLLVGYSIAFGDFGSDSMSKWAAFLFQMAFVGKVINIMSGGVSERAKVIPLAIFTVIMGGFIYPTVVNWSWGSDMLDGTFFDINMYDLAGSTVIHSTGGWALLAAILIIGSRHGRYTKEGGVRVIPASNIPLVTLGAFLLWIGWFGFNGGSVGSISSKEAADAVALTIMNTNTAGLAGAIVVGIMMYILYKKLDITMILNGALGGLVAITAGPDLYNIYTPILIGAIGGLIVVIGVSLFDKLRLDDPVGALSVHLLNGIWGTLAVGIFASNGDDITFLGQLKGVVVVGAFAFVVSFVVLYIINKIIPLRADRDEEMQGLDVDECGLEAYPEFKRAF is encoded by the coding sequence ATGGACTTACAATCAATAAGTTATGTTATTGATACTTTTTTTGCAATTTTTGCAATGACACTAATCATCTTTATGGTACCAGGTTTTGCCATGTTAGAAGCTGGACTTGTTAGAACAAAAAATGTTTCAGCTGTGTTAATGGTAAATACAATGATTTATGCAATAGCATCATTAGCATTTTTATTAGTTGGGTACTCTATAGCCTTTGGAGACTTTGGTAGTGATTCAATGTCTAAATGGGCAGCTTTTTTATTTCAAATGGCATTTGTTGGGAAAGTTATAAATATTATGTCAGGGGGAGTTAGTGAAAGAGCAAAAGTGATTCCTTTGGCAATATTTACTGTAATAATGGGTGGATTTATTTATCCTACAGTAGTGAATTGGTCTTGGGGAAGTGATATGTTAGATGGAACATTTTTTGATATAAACATGTATGATTTAGCAGGTTCGACAGTAATACACTCTACTGGTGGATGGGCACTTTTAGCTGCAATTTTAATTATTGGTTCTAGACATGGAAGATATACTAAAGAGGGTGGTGTTAGAGTTATTCCTGCATCAAATATACCTTTAGTTACATTAGGAGCTTTCCTTTTATGGATTGGATGGTTTGGATTTAATGGAGGAAGTGTAGGTTCTATATCTTCAAAAGAAGCTGCTGATGCAGTTGCACTAACTATTATGAATACAAATACAGCAGGTCTTGCAGGTGCAATTGTTGTTGGTATTATGATGTATATTTTATATAAAAAACTTGATATTACAATGATTTTAAATGGTGCTTTAGGTGGTTTAGTTGCAATTACTGCTGGACCAGATTTATATAATATTTATACTCCAATTTTAATTGGTGCAATTGGTGGTTTAATTGTAGTAATTGGTGTATCACTATTTGATAAATTAAGACTTGATGATCCTGTTGGGGCTTTATCAGTACACCTTTTAAATGGTATTTGGGGAACTTTAGCAGTAGGAATTTTTGCAAGTAATGGTGATGATATTACGTTTTTAGGTCAACTAAAAGGTGTAGTTGTTGTTGGGGCATTTGCATTTGTGGTATCATTTGTAGTTTTATATATTATTAATAAAATAATTCCATTAAGAGCAGATAGAGATGAAGAGATGCAAGGCTTAGATGTTGATGAATGTGGTTTAGAAGCATACCCAGAATTTAAAAGAGCATTCTAA